The nucleotide window AATTTTAAAGACATTCCTTGATACATCCATTACTGTTCTTGACCTGAACTAGAAGGGAATGTTCCCAAATTTTTCTAAACTCTCCGGACGAAGTACTGTAGGTTGTGTTTTAGTAACAGGGATTATCTAAGTTGGAGACTCTTTAAATTGAGTCTAGTCAACTTAGCAGGTTTAATCTAGTTGGCTACCCATTCACGACAGCCTGCCAAGCCAAGGCTTGGGTTTTGCAAATAGAGGTTATCTGGCACCCAAATTTTGACTTTACGGTCTGCACCAACTTGGTATAAATAGGCGGCATCAGGGCGATAGTAGTTGACCCCCACCCGTAGGTTGGAATAGTCATCTTCACAAATTTCAAACCCAAACCGTACAATAATTTGCGCCACCAAGCACTCCGGAGTATCGGCAAACTCGCCAGAGGTTTCTCGCTCTTGCCAAAATTTGTCCAGGAAGGGCATCAAGATCGGCAGCATTCGGTTAGGTGAGCCATTGCGACTGGCGTAAATAATGGCAAGATTGCCCTCAACGAGGATGTGGCAGGACTTGCTGGGCATCAGGTTTTCTCCTTAGGCGTAAATTTAATTCTATGCCTCCTTCTGCATTCTTTCTCCTACTTTGCCAGCTGTTCTTAAGATTTGTCCGGCTAACATTGCTGCACCAAAACCGTTGTCAATGTTGACGACCCCAATTCCTACGGCACAGGAATTTAGCATAGTTAGTAGAGCAGAAAGCCCATTAAAGCTAGCTCCATAGCCAATGCTGGTAGGCACGGCAATGACAGGGCAGCCAGCTAGCCCGGCAACGACGCTAGGCAATGCCCCTTCCATTCCGGCGATGACAATTAACACATCGGCATCATAGATCAGGTGACGATTTTGCAAGAGGCGGTGAATGCCCGCTACGCCTACATCCCAGAGGCGCTTGACCTGGAAGCCGCAGAGTTCGGCTGTAATGGCGGCTTCTTCGGCAACGGGTAGGTCGGCGGTGCCTGCCGAGAGCAGAGTAATGGTGCCAGGATAACGGGCGGTGAGTGTCGGTGGAGCGATCGCGGCAATTCTGGCAGTGGCAAAGTATTGCAACTCGGGTATTTTTTTTTGAAGCTGCGTGGCGACTTCTGCCCCAATTCGGGTTGCCATGACGACCGGGTTATGAAGCCGCAGCGCGCCCATGATCTGGATAATTTGATCGGGGGTTTTGTCTTGTCCCCAAATCACTTCGGGGAAGCCTGTGCGGAGCGATCGGTGGTGGTCAATATTGGCGAAGTCAGAAACAGGCTCAAAGTCAAAGTGGCGGAGCTTTTCGAGAGCGGCATCGGGGCTGAGGCTGCCTTGGGCAACAGCATCAAGTAGGTTACGGATGGCTTCAGGTTGGGTCACGGCTGGTGTATGAATTCCGTACTAGAACACTTCAATTATGTTGCTTTAATAAAATTCAGTCTCTCCTCGTTGTACTTACGTAAGTAGAGGAGATATGGTGTATTGAAGCTAACACAGACGAGTTGGCTGACATAGGAAGTTAATCAGGATCTAGAGCGTAAGAGATTGCGCTCTTTTTTCCCTTCAAGCACTGGTTTTCCTCTAAAGCACCAGTCGCACAAATTTGTTCTTGCCTACTTGCAGAACTTTTCCCTGTAGCTCTGCCGCACTTTCAAAGACGAGGTTAAGGTCTTCAATGCGATCGCCATCCAGCCGCACCGCGCCACCCTGGATTTGTCGGCGCGCGTCCGAACTACCGCTGCACAAGCCACTGGCACTCAGAATATAGAATAGCTTTGCGGGGAACTGGATTGCTTCCAGGGAAAACTCTGGCACCGCATCGGCTTGTTTGGCGTTGCCTTGAACCAGGGTAATTGCAGCTTTTTGGGCTTCCAACGCCGCTGCTTCGCCATGATATTGAGTGACTACCGTTAGGGCAAGGAGTTTCTGGCGATCGCGCGGATTCTCTGGCAGTTCAGCCAGTGGCAGGTTAGTCAATAGCTCAAAATACTGAGTAATTTGGCTATCCGCCGTCTTTTCCAGCTTAGAGTACATACTGAGGGCATCTTCCTGTAGTCCTACAAAATTTCCGAGAGACTTAGACATTTTCTGCACCCCGTCTGTACCAATTAAAATTGGCATCAACAAGCCAAACTGCGGACGCTGACCAAAATGGCGCTGCAAGTCTCGTCCTACTGCCAAATTAAACTTTTGATCAGTTCCACCCAACTCCACATCTGCCTCTAGCGCTACTGAATCGTAGCCCTGCATCAGCGGGTACAGGAACTCATGGAGGTAAATAGGATTCTCTTTCTTGTAGCGTTCGGAAAATCCTTCTTTTGCCAGCATTTGCCCTACGGTCATCGTTGCTAAAAGCTCTTGGATCTTCCCCAAGTCGAGCTTAAACAGCCACTCGGAGTTATAGCGAATCTCCAGCCGTCCGAGCGTGTCGAAGTCTAGGATGGGGCGCACCTGATCAATATAGGTTTGGGCGTTCTGAAGAACTTCTGCCTCAGTCAACTGTTTGCGCACTTCCGACTTGCCCGTGGGGTCGCCAATGCGAGCCGTAAAGTCACCAATCAGCAAAATGGCAGTATGTCCGGCATCTTGAAACGCCCGTAGTTTACGAATGACGATGCTGTGTCCCAAATGAATATCTGAGCCAGTCGGGTCAATGCCAAACTTAATGCGGAGAGGGCGATTGCTTTTCTCTAGCCTTGCCTCCAAGTTCTCGTCGGGGTCAGTCGAGGTGGGCTGATTGGGAAAGATTTCATGGGTGCCCCGATGCAGCCAGGGAAAAGATTGAGATAGATTCATAGAAGACTATTTAACCGCGATCGCTGACCAATATCAAAATAAAACTACAATTAAACCTCACTATCTGGGCAGGGTAAACCCTTCAAGACTTTTCACAGCATTTGCCAAACTAGACACTATAATCACAAGCATTCAAGGAAAAAACCATAGCTGTGTCATCCAATACTGCTGAACCTAACCGCGCTTCTCAGAAACCTCCTAGTAAGGCAAGGCTTACTAAGCCCCTTTCGCCTACGCGTGAGTACCTCCAAGGGGTCGCGCAGGTGACAGCCGGAACGCTGCTAGGGCTGACCATGCTGGCAAGCTCGATCGCGGCAGGAGGCTTGGTGGGCTTGGCGATTAGCTTTCGCAATTTGCCCGATGTGCGGGTGCTGCGGAACTATATTCCTTCAGAAACTAGCTACGTTTATGACATCAACGGCACCCTGTTGACCAGTATGCATGATGAAGCCAACCGAGAAGTGGTTGACCTTAACGATATTACGCCGAATTTAAAACGAGCCACATTGGCGATCGAAGATAGCTATTTTTTCTCTCATCAGGGCGTTAACCCAATGGGGATTGCACGAGCCAGTCTTGCCAACTATCAAACAGGGAGAACAGTCCAAGGTGGCTCGACAGTCACCATGCAGTTAGTCAAAAATCTGTTCTTAAACCCAGAGCAATCAATCAAGCGAAAGGTTGCTGAAGCTGTTTTGTCCCTGCGGTTAGAGCAAGTGTTTACGAAGGATCAAATCCTGCAGATGTACCTCAATCAGGTGTATTGGGGACATAATACCTACGGTGCTCAGACTGCCGCCAGGAGCTACTTTAATAAGTCAGCAGCAGACCTGACCTTGGGGGAATCGGCAATGATGGCAGGCATTATTGCTGCCCCCGAAACCTTTAGCCCTTTTGTCGATTATCAGTTGGCAAGGAAACGGCAGGCGATCGTTTTAAACAGAATGCGAGAGCTAAATTGGATTACTGCTGCTGAGGAAAAAACCGCCCGTCTTCAAGAAATTAAGTTAGGACAAATTACCTCTTTCCGGCAAAGCCAGTCGCCCTACCTCACAGATGCCGTTGTCCAAGAACTGAAAAACCGCTTTGGCAAAGATGCCGTTATTAAAGGCGGAATGCGAATCCAGACGACTGTTGATCTCAACTTTCAGCGCATGGCAGAAGAGAGCGTGCGAGAAAGCTTTTATCGCATTCAGTCCGGTGGCGTTTATGCCGACCAAATGGCACTGGCTGCCGTTGATCCCCGCACTCATTTTGTGAAGGCAATGGTTGGCGGCGTTGACTATAAGCAAAGCCAATACAACCGGGCGACCCAAGCCCAACGGCAGCCCGGTTCGGCGTTCAAGCCCTTTGTTTATTACACGGCTTTTGCTAGTGGTCGGTGGGCACCCGACTCTACCATTTCTGACTCGCCCGTCAGCTATCCCGACGGCGACGCTTACTACAGTCCACGAAACTACGACGGTGGCTTTTCAGGGCCCATTTCAATTCGGACTGCCCTTGCCCTTTCTCGCAACGTTCCTGCCATACGTTTAGGGCAAGATGTCGGTCTTAATCGTGTCATTGAAATATGTCGAACGCTAGGCATTAAGAGTCCAATGGAGCCTGTAATCTCTCTGCCTCTTGGCTCGGTCGATCTAACCCCGATGGAGATGGCTGCGGCGTATGCTACTTTTGCTAGTGGCGGCTGGCAGTCACCAACTACCACGATCGCCCAAGTCACCGACAGTAAGGGCAACCTCCTTCTCGACAATACACCTAAGCCCCAACTTGTCCTTGACCCGTGGGCAAGCGCTGCCCTAACTGAGACACTGGAAAGCGTTATCACAAATGGCACGGGTAGAGGCGCACAAATTGGTCGTCCTGCTGCAGGTAAAACTGGAACCACATCATCAGAGCGAGATATTTGGTTTACAGGCTATGTACCGCAGCTTTCAGTGGCGATTTGGGTAGGAAATGATAACTATGCCCCCATTGGACAAGGGGCAACAGGCGGCGTATTTATGGCTCCCGCTTGGAGAGACTTTATGGTGAGAGCATTAGAAAATACGCCTGTCGAAGACTTTGCGCCTTCGTCGAACTTTACACGACCTTAAGCTTGATCAAAGCTACTGCACTAGGTTTGGCGTTCTAGCTCGGCTTTCATTCGCTCTAGCGTATAGTTCATCTGGTCGAACATTTGCTGGGGCGTGATGCCGAATTGATTAAGCTGTGTTTTCATTTGCTCGACGGTCATCTGTGCCATGAAATCTTCAGATAGCTCGAAGCGTTTCATGAAAATACGGTAACGATCCATCATCGCTTCCATTTGTTCGATGAACATCTTTTTCCCTTCGCGATCGAACTTGCCATAGTCAGAACCGAGTTGGGTAAGGGATTGATAATCCTCGAACAATTTTTTGGCTTCTTGTTGAACAATATCAGAATCAAAGAATCCCATTGCTGCCTGTGGTTGGTGTTTTTCTAGGTGCATGATTTATGGCTAGTAAACCATGAAATCTGAAACCTATTAGTTTTAATTTTAGTGCAGCTTTTGATTGGCTTAGAGGCGGTTTCCTCTACAAGAATGGAGTGGTCAAGAGGATAGCGATTACATTGATGTTGGTTGCTTCATTCATCTATGCTGCCTTCATAAAATATAGATGGAAGGCAATTCTACGGGGACACTATCACATTAGCTACAACTGATCGATCGCCTATAGATTGCTCGTTTGGCGATCGATCAGTTAACAATTGCACTTTAACCCCATAGTTAACGCGGATTAATAACATAAGCAGTCGCTGGATTATTAGCCAGCGGCGTTATTCTGCCTTTGGTTACTAGCGCCTGATGAACCCATGCCGCAACCTCTCCACGGGTCGCAGGTTGATTAGGGTTGAGCACTTTAGGATCTGGGTAATTAACTACAATGCCAGCTTGCGTTGCAGCTGCAATATCACCTACAACCTCCTGTGGAATCTGGTCAGCGTCTACATAGTACTCACTTACAGAAGGAGACTGTTTCGTAGGCTGCTGAGTTTGGGCAGGAGAATTTTCGACAGGCTGAGCGATCGCCTGGGATGAGTCAGGGGCGGGGCTGGCTTGTGCTGGACGATTGACAAGCGGTTGCATTAGCATAGTCATAGCTATGGGATACATTAATGCTCTTCGTTTTGGCGCTTGAGGACGAGCAGCTTGATTACTGACTGGGCTAGGCATAGCTTGATCAGGGGAACTTAGGACAGCAGCAACG belongs to Timaviella obliquedivisa GSE-PSE-MK23-08B and includes:
- a CDS encoding penicillin-binding protein 1A, with product MLASSIAAGGLVGLAISFRNLPDVRVLRNYIPSETSYVYDINGTLLTSMHDEANREVVDLNDITPNLKRATLAIEDSYFFSHQGVNPMGIARASLANYQTGRTVQGGSTVTMQLVKNLFLNPEQSIKRKVAEAVLSLRLEQVFTKDQILQMYLNQVYWGHNTYGAQTAARSYFNKSAADLTLGESAMMAGIIAAPETFSPFVDYQLARKRQAIVLNRMRELNWITAAEEKTARLQEIKLGQITSFRQSQSPYLTDAVVQELKNRFGKDAVIKGGMRIQTTVDLNFQRMAEESVRESFYRIQSGGVYADQMALAAVDPRTHFVKAMVGGVDYKQSQYNRATQAQRQPGSAFKPFVYYTAFASGRWAPDSTISDSPVSYPDGDAYYSPRNYDGGFSGPISIRTALALSRNVPAIRLGQDVGLNRVIEICRTLGIKSPMEPVISLPLGSVDLTPMEMAAAYATFASGGWQSPTTTIAQVTDSKGNLLLDNTPKPQLVLDPWASAALTETLESVITNGTGRGAQIGRPAAGKTGTTSSERDIWFTGYVPQLSVAIWVGNDNYAPIGQGATGGVFMAPAWRDFMVRALENTPVEDFAPSSNFTRP
- the larB gene encoding nickel pincer cofactor biosynthesis protein LarB, whose translation is MTQPEAIRNLLDAVAQGSLSPDAALEKLRHFDFEPVSDFANIDHHRSLRTGFPEVIWGQDKTPDQIIQIMGALRLHNPVVMATRIGAEVATQLQKKIPELQYFATARIAAIAPPTLTARYPGTITLLSAGTADLPVAEEAAITAELCGFQVKRLWDVGVAGIHRLLQNRHLIYDADVLIVIAGMEGALPSVVAGLAGCPVIAVPTSIGYGASFNGLSALLTMLNSCAVGIGVVNIDNGFGAAMLAGQILRTAGKVGERMQKEA
- a CDS encoding histidine kinase, encoding MPSKSCHILVEGNLAIIYASRNGSPNRMLPILMPFLDKFWQERETSGEFADTPECLVAQIIVRFGFEICEDDYSNLRVGVNYYRPDAAYLYQVGADRKVKIWVPDNLYLQNPSLGLAGCREWVAN
- a CDS encoding tyrosine--tRNA ligase, producing the protein MNLSQSFPWLHRGTHEIFPNQPTSTDPDENLEARLEKSNRPLRIKFGIDPTGSDIHLGHSIVIRKLRAFQDAGHTAILLIGDFTARIGDPTGKSEVRKQLTEAEVLQNAQTYIDQVRPILDFDTLGRLEIRYNSEWLFKLDLGKIQELLATMTVGQMLAKEGFSERYKKENPIYLHEFLYPLMQGYDSVALEADVELGGTDQKFNLAVGRDLQRHFGQRPQFGLLMPILIGTDGVQKMSKSLGNFVGLQEDALSMYSKLEKTADSQITQYFELLTNLPLAELPENPRDRQKLLALTVVTQYHGEAAALEAQKAAITLVQGNAKQADAVPEFSLEAIQFPAKLFYILSASGLCSGSSDARRQIQGGAVRLDGDRIEDLNLVFESAAELQGKVLQVGKNKFVRLVL
- a CDS encoding DUF1825 family protein translates to MGFFDSDIVQQEAKKLFEDYQSLTQLGSDYGKFDREGKKMFIEQMEAMMDRYRIFMKRFELSEDFMAQMTVEQMKTQLNQFGITPQQMFDQMNYTLERMKAELERQT